DNA sequence from the Peptoniphilus sp. GNH genome:
TCAACAGCTCCCTTGCCCGTCTTTCCTAAACCTGCAACAAGTACATTCTTTTTCATTTACTTCACCATCAAATATGCCAAAATTCCAAATACAATAGCTGCCATACAAAAATATCTGACTACTTTTTTTTCATTCCAACCCTTGCCCTCAAAGTGGTGATGCAAGGGGCTCATTATAAAAACTCTCTTGCCAGTTTTTTGGAATACTAAAACCTGAATTATTACAGAGAGGGTTTCTAAAAAATATACAGCTCCCAAGATAGGAAGTAATAAGGGCAGTTTTAAAATCATACATATACAAGATACAGCACCGCCCAGGGCCAAAGACCCCGTATCTCCCATGAATACTCTCGCTGGATAGGCATTAAATACCAAAAATCCCAAGAGTCCTCCGGCAAATACTATCGAAAAGTTTTTTGTGCTCTCGTCTCCCAACTTTTGAGCCAAAAGGCAAGAAAAAATCATTACAACAATGGTTACAGAAGATGAAAGTCCATCCAAGCCATCTGTCAAATTGGTTGAATTTACTGTCCCCACCACTACAAAAAGCATAAAAGGTATATAGAATAAGGACATATCCCAATATTTATTTATGATCGGAATATATATGCTAGTAGGATCTTCGAACAAATAATTGTGAACTCCTATCACTAATAAACTAGCAATAATTTGAAGAATCAACTTCTGCTTGGACGTAAGTCCTAAGTTTCTTTTTTTTATTACTTTTATATAATCATCAATAAAACCTATTAGGGCAAATATCATAGTCGAAAAAAGAAGCAAAAGCCCTGTTTTGTCTAAAAGTCTAAAGACTAGCAAACTCAATGTGCTGGAAAAAAGGAAGATAAGTCCGCCTATTGTGGGAGTCCCTCCCTTTTTTAAGTGGGACTTGGGGCCCTCTTCTCTTATCGATTGCCCAGCGTGCAAAGTTTTTAACCATTTTATTATCATCGGTCCTATTAATAGGGCCACACCAAAGGCAAAAAGCCCCGGCAAAATATCATTAAAATTCATCTTTCTCCTCTAGTCTGTTATGTCATCTTTTCCGGCATCTTTAACAAGACCCTTTGAGCCTGATTTTTTTATCAGCTCATCCGCCTTATCCTCAGAATCAAATTCCAAATCCACCATAGTGTCTTTATTTAATACACTGCC
Encoded proteins:
- the mraY gene encoding phospho-N-acetylmuramoyl-pentapeptide-transferase; this translates as MNFNDILPGLFAFGVALLIGPMIIKWLKTLHAGQSIREEGPKSHLKKGGTPTIGGLIFLFSSTLSLLVFRLLDKTGLLLLFSTMIFALIGFIDDYIKVIKKRNLGLTSKQKLILQIIASLLVIGVHNYLFEDPTSIYIPIINKYWDMSLFYIPFMLFVVVGTVNSTNLTDGLDGLSSSVTIVVMIFSCLLAQKLGDESTKNFSIVFAGGLLGFLVFNAYPARVFMGDTGSLALGGAVSCICMILKLPLLLPILGAVYFLETLSVIIQVLVFQKTGKRVFIMSPLHHHFEGKGWNEKKVVRYFCMAAIVFGILAYLMVK